A region of Oncorhynchus kisutch isolate 150728-3 linkage group LG29, Okis_V2, whole genome shotgun sequence DNA encodes the following proteins:
- the LOC116358303 gene encoding protein shisa-2-like, translated as MCYMLFIIFLGFISRLFFCNNKKYQYGIRLFSWNGMRTVRFAVGAFISLIFQVGMTQQRTNGEYCHGWKDAQSNWRGGFHCPEGHDQREAAICCGTCELRYCCALIGARLDQGNCNNHEQVLQPGTSDDEKDAKSAVPVYVPFVIVGSVFLAFIFLGSMVAMGVCLSRKQEISQSPDGAAGPQGGSGEQQQEAVPMTVSTGTSCGSTSSLYPPNPSQACPTGSTRVHQTLKRQETPTSPQPSMVQPFTMHPTMVFSSLVHPSMLHHSIMHPYMAQMPTLYTSQGESRHLPSPCPPSSYTSTKPRHTEVII; from the exons ATGTGTTATATGTTATTTATAATCTTTTTAGGATTTATTTCCAGGTTATTCTTTTGTAATAACAAAAAATACCAATACGGGATTCGTCTCTTCAGTTGGAACGGGATGAGGACCGTGCGTTTTGCTGTTGGGGCTTTTATCAGTCTGATTTTCCAAGTGGGCATGACACAACAGAGGACGAATGGTGAATATTGCCATGGTTGGAAGGACGCGCAATCTAACTGGCGAGGGGGTTTCCATTGTCCGGAGGGCCACGATCAAAGAGAAGCTGCGATCTGTTGTGGAACGTGTGAGCTGCGCTACTGTTGCGCGCTCATAGGAGCAAGACTGGATCAGGGTAACTGCAACAACCACGAGCAAGTTCTACAGCCTGGCACGTCTGATGACGAGAAAGATGCCAAGAGTGCAG tACCTGTCTATGTCCCCTTTGTGATCGTGGGCTCTGTTTTTCTGGCCTTTATCTTTCTGGGCTCCATGGTGGCCATGGGTGTCTGTCTGAGTCGTAAACAGGAGATCTCCCAAAGCCCAGACGGTGCTGCTGGGCCCCAGGGTGGGAGTggagagcagcagcaggaggcTGTACCCATGACTGTGAGTACAGGGACGTCCTGTGGTtccacctcatctctctaccctcccAATCCCAGCCAAGCCTGTCCAACTGGATCCACACGTGTCCACCAAACCTTAAAGAGGCAGGAAACTCCCACCAGCCCACAACCCTCCATGGTCCAACCTTTTACCATGCACCCCACCATGGTGTTTTCCAGCCTGGTTCACCCCTCCATGCTTCATCATTCCATAATGCATCCTTATATGGCTCAAATGCCTACTCTGTATACCTCACAAGGGGAAAGCCGTCATCTTCCATCTCCCTGCCCCCCATCCAGCTATACCAGCACTAAACCCAGGCACACTGAAGTGATCATATAA
- the LOC109874002 gene encoding V-type proton ATPase catalytic subunit A-like yields MDTSKLPKIRDEERESEFGYVHGVSGPVVTATAMAGAAMYELVRVGHSELVGEIIRLEGDMATIQVYEETSGVSVGDPVLRTGKPLSVELGPGIMGSIFDGIQRPLKDINDLTQSIYIPRGVNIGALNRDLKWEFTPGQSLRTGSHITGGDIYGTVFENSLIKHKLMLPPRSRGTVTYVAPPGNYDVNDVVLELEFEGLKEKFTMIQVWPVRQIRPVTEKLPANHPLLTGQRVLDALFPCVQGGTTAIPGAFGCGKTVISQSLSKYSNSDVIIYVGCGERGNEMSEVLRDFPELTMEVDGKVESIMKRTALVANTSNMPVAAREASIYTGITLSEYFRDMGYNVSMMADSTSRWAEALREISGRLAEMPADSGYPAYLGARLASFYERAGRVKCLGNPEREGSVSIVGAVSPPGGDFSDPVTSATLGIVQVFWGLDKKLAQRKHFPSVNWLISYSKYTRALDEYYDKHFPEFVPLRTKAKEILQEEEDLAEIVQLVGKASLAETDKITLEVAKLLKDDFLQQNGYTPYDRFCPFYKTVGILSNTIAFYDLARHAVETTAQSDNKITWSMIREHMGEILYRLSSMKFKDPVKEGEAKIKADYSQLLEDMQNAFRTLED; encoded by the exons atgGACACTTCCAAGCTTCCTAAGATCCGTGATGAAGAGCGGGAAAGCGAGTTTGGATATGTGCATGGCGTTTCTGGTCCAG TGGTGACGGCCACCGCCATGGCAGGAGCGGCCATGTACGAGCTGGTGCGTGTGGGTCACAGTGAGCTGGTGGGAGAGATCATCAGGCTGGAGGGAGACATGGCAACCATTCAGGTCTACGAGGAGACCT CTGGTGTGTCTGTCGGAGACCCTGTCCTTCGGACAGGAAAGCCCCTGTCTGTAGAGTTGGGTCCGGGAATCATGGGGTCCATTTTTGATGGCATCCAGCGGCCCCTCAAAGACATCAATGACCTCACTCAAAGCATTTACATCCCTAGAGGAGTCAACATTGGAGCCCTCAACCGTGACCTCAAGTGGGAGTTTACACCTGGCCAGAGTCTTAGA ACTGGCAGTCACATAACAGGTGGGGATATCTACGGCACGGTCTTTGAGAACTCGCTGATCAAACACAAGTTGATGCTGCCTCCCCGGAGCAGAGGCACTGTCACCTACGTGGCCCCACCTGGAAACTATGATGTCAAT GATGTGGTGCTGGAACTGGAGTTTGAGGGTTTGAAAGAGAAGTTTACCATGATCCAGGTCTGGCCAGTGCGACAGATTCGCCCGGTCACAGAGAAGCTACCTGCCAATCACCCCCTGCTCACTGGCCAGAGAGTGTTGGATGCCCTCTTCCC GTGTGTCCAGGGTGGTACTACTGCTATCCCAGGAGCCTTCGGTTGTGGCAAGACTGTGATCTCACAGTCCCTGTCCAAGTATTCCAACAGTGATGTCATCATCTATGTGGGCTGTGGAGAGCGTGGAAATGAGATGTCTGAAGTGTTGAGAGATTTCCCTGAG CTTACAATGGAAGTGGATGGAAAGGTTGAAAGTATCATGAAGAGAACAGCTCTAGTGGCCAATACTTCCAACATGCCTGTCGCTGCTAGAGAGGCCTCTATTTACACAG GAATCACTCTGTCTGAGTACTTCAGAGACATGGGCTACAACGTCAGCATGATGGCCGACTCCACCTCCCGGTGGGCCGAGGCTCTCAGGGAGATCTCAGGACGATTGGCTGAGATGCCTGCTG ACAGCGGGTACCCTGCCTACCTGGGAGCCAGACTGGCCTCCTTCTATGAGCGTGCTGGCAGGGTTAAGTGCCTAGgtaacccagagagagagggcagcgtCAGCATTGTTGGAGC TGTGTCTCCCCCTGGTGGAGACTTCTCTGATCCTGTTACTTCAGCTACACTGGGTATTGTACAG gTGTTCTGGGGTCTAGATAAGAAGCTGGCTCAGAGAAAGCATTTCCCCTCTGTCAACTGGCTGATCAGCTACAGCAAGTACACGCGGGCGCTGGACGAGTACTACGACAAGCACTTCCCTGAGTTTGTGCCGCTTCGCACCAAGGCCAAGGAGAtcctgcaggaggaggaggatttgGCTGAGATTGTACAGCTTGTAGGAAAG GCATCTCTCGCTGAAACCGACAAGATCACATTGGAGGTTGCTAAACTACTCAAGGATGACTTCCTGCAGCAGAATGGCTATACTCCGTATGACAG ATTCTGCCCTTTCTACAAAACGGTGGGCATCCTTTCCAACACAATTGCATTCTATGACTTGGCGCGACATGCAGTGGAGACCACTGCTCAGAGTGACAACAAGATCACCTGGTCCATGATCCGGGAGCACATGGGAGAGATCCTCTACAGACTCAGCTCTATGAAGTTCAAG GATCCAGTGAAGGAGGGCGAGGCCAAAATTAAAGCAGACTACTCTCAGCTGCTGGAGGACATGCAGAATGCCTTCCGTACCCTGGAGGACTGA